In one Deinococcus aerolatus genomic region, the following are encoded:
- a CDS encoding ABC transporter ATP-binding protein, protein MTLPSLTELPDQPVHAPSGPPILSAENITVRFGGVVAVKDISLAVRPGEILGLIGPNGAGKTTLFNALTGFVKPSSGRVLYGGRDITSLQPQARAKLGMARTFQVERPFEDLSVLENVLVAAFLRYRGARAEDHAYAVLERVGLADRATQPASQLNLARRRRLELAKVLALEPKVLFLDESIAGLNPPGQQEMVALIRTLAESGLAIVMVEHIMHVIMSLSDHVICMAFGELLAEGDPHAVAAHPDVIRAYLGDDND, encoded by the coding sequence ATGACGCTGCCCTCGCTGACGGAACTTCCGGACCAGCCGGTTCACGCCCCCTCCGGCCCACCGATCCTGAGCGCCGAGAACATCACCGTGCGCTTCGGCGGCGTGGTGGCGGTCAAGGATATTTCTCTGGCGGTGCGCCCCGGCGAGATTCTGGGCCTGATCGGGCCGAACGGGGCGGGGAAGACCACCCTCTTCAACGCGCTGACCGGCTTCGTGAAGCCCAGCAGCGGCCGCGTGCTGTACGGCGGGCGCGACATCACCAGCCTGCAGCCGCAGGCCCGCGCCAAGCTGGGAATGGCCCGTACCTTTCAGGTCGAGCGCCCCTTTGAAGACCTGAGCGTGCTGGAAAACGTGCTGGTGGCCGCGTTCCTGCGCTACCGGGGAGCCAGGGCCGAGGACCATGCCTACGCCGTGCTGGAGCGCGTGGGGCTGGCGGACCGGGCCACGCAGCCCGCCTCGCAGCTGAACCTTGCGCGCCGCCGCCGCCTGGAACTGGCCAAGGTGCTGGCGCTGGAGCCGAAGGTGCTGTTTCTGGATGAAAGCATCGCGGGCCTGAACCCGCCGGGCCAGCAGGAGATGGTGGCGCTGATCCGCACCCTGGCAGAGTCGGGCCTGGCCATCGTCATGGTGGAGCACATCATGCACGTGATCATGAGCCTGTCGGACCACGTGATCTGCATGGCCTTCGGCGAGCTGCTGGCCGAGGGCGATCCGCACGCGGTGGCAGCGCACCCGGACGTGATCCGGGCGTATCTGGGAGACGACAATGATTAG
- a CDS encoding ABC transporter ATP-binding protein: MTSTQPQPARVGYVPGERVLEATDLDVAYGQVQVVFGVSLHVDKGELVGLVGGNGSGKSTILRVLSGMLKARGGTATYRGQNLNAVPPHRITDMGVAHVPMGRQLFGQMTVEENLIMGAYLPRTKKNRAENLQKVYDFFPRLTEKRRSPAAALSGGEQQMVAIGRALMSEPEVLLMDEPSLGLAPLVVSEVMRVIGSLRELGLTVLLVEQNVRQVLKVTDRTYVLELGSLVKEGPSRELMGDPEIIKAYLGV; encoded by the coding sequence ATGACCAGCACCCAACCTCAACCGGCCCGCGTGGGCTACGTTCCCGGCGAGCGCGTGCTGGAGGCCACCGATCTGGACGTCGCCTACGGGCAGGTGCAGGTCGTATTCGGCGTGTCGCTGCATGTGGACAAGGGCGAACTGGTGGGACTGGTGGGCGGCAACGGCAGCGGCAAGAGCACCATCCTGCGGGTGCTGTCGGGGATGCTCAAGGCCAGGGGGGGAACGGCCACCTACCGGGGGCAGAACCTGAACGCCGTGCCGCCGCACCGCATCACCGACATGGGCGTGGCGCACGTGCCGATGGGCCGTCAGCTGTTCGGTCAGATGACGGTCGAGGAAAACCTGATCATGGGCGCGTACCTGCCGCGCACCAAGAAGAACCGCGCTGAGAACCTGCAGAAAGTCTACGACTTCTTTCCGCGCCTGACCGAGAAACGCCGCTCGCCCGCCGCCGCGCTGTCCGGCGGGGAACAGCAGATGGTAGCCATTGGCCGCGCCCTGATGAGCGAACCCGAGGTCCTGCTGATGGACGAGCCGTCGCTGGGGCTGGCCCCGCTGGTGGTCTCGGAAGTGATGCGCGTGATCGGGTCCCTGCGTGAACTGGGCCTGACCGTGCTGCTGGTGGAACAGAACGTGCGTCAGGTGCTCAAAGTAACCGACCGGACCTACGTGCTGGAACTGGGCAGTCTGGTCAAGGAAGGGCCGAGCCGGGAGCTGATGGGAGACCCGGAGATCATCAAGGCGTACCTGGGCGTCTAG
- a CDS encoding branched-chain amino acid ABC transporter permease: MTAVATPPARPRALTFGNVWLSVILVAIMFIYPFFFGKTLNFGISTLLFAGFAMSWNILGGWAGQTSLGHAALLGIGAYTMTLLATPERLPPFLASPLAPWWGALVGMVIAVAVAAVWGWLTFRLQGSYFALSTIAVALVIRLIAINSNWTGGAEGLFMPDLPKPFGFDLFDRQVEYWLAFGFVVLTLVITHFIRRSRMGYALQAVREDEDGARALGIDPARMKLLAFMLSAALMALGGSLYALYLQAFEPHTILELPLSIQIALLAIIGGRTTIQGPLIGALVLSIFGEVFRNVFSNANLLIYGVLILLVTLFAPNGIMGLFQRASSKLGTAR; encoded by the coding sequence ATGACTGCAGTGGCCACCCCACCCGCCCGCCCCCGCGCGCTGACCTTCGGCAACGTGTGGCTCAGCGTCATCCTCGTTGCCATCATGTTCATCTACCCCTTCTTCTTCGGCAAGACGCTGAATTTCGGAATTTCCACGCTGCTGTTCGCGGGCTTTGCCATGAGCTGGAACATTCTGGGCGGCTGGGCCGGGCAGACCAGTCTGGGTCACGCCGCCCTGCTGGGTATCGGGGCCTACACCATGACGCTGCTGGCCACGCCCGAACGTCTGCCTCCCTTTCTGGCCTCGCCGCTGGCCCCGTGGTGGGGCGCGCTGGTGGGCATGGTGATTGCGGTGGCGGTGGCGGCAGTGTGGGGCTGGCTGACCTTCCGGCTGCAGGGCTCTTATTTTGCGCTGTCCACCATTGCAGTGGCGCTGGTGATCCGCCTGATCGCCATCAACAGTAACTGGACCGGCGGCGCCGAGGGGCTGTTCATGCCGGATCTGCCCAAACCCTTCGGTTTTGACCTGTTTGACCGGCAGGTGGAGTACTGGCTGGCCTTCGGCTTCGTGGTGCTGACGCTGGTGATCACGCATTTTATTCGCCGCTCGCGCATGGGTTACGCGCTTCAGGCGGTGCGCGAGGACGAGGACGGTGCGCGGGCGCTCGGCATCGATCCGGCCCGCATGAAGCTGCTGGCTTTCATGCTCAGCGCCGCGCTGATGGCCCTGGGCGGCAGCCTGTACGCGCTGTACCTGCAGGCCTTCGAGCCGCACACCATTCTGGAACTGCCGCTGAGCATTCAGATCGCGCTGTTGGCCATCATCGGCGGGCGCACCACCATTCAGGGACCGCTGATCGGGGCGCTGGTGCTGAGCATCTTCGGCGAGGTGTTCCGCAACGTGTTCAGCAACGCCAACCTGCTGATCTACGGCGTACTGATCCTGCTGGTCACGCTGTTTGCCCCCAACGGCATCATGGGCCTGTTCCAGCGGGCCAGCAGCAAGCTGGGGACGGCAAGATGA
- a CDS encoding ABC transporter substrate-binding protein, translated as MFKLTKKTALFTLALTLAASASAQDTIKVGAITSVTGRFAEFGKMQLAGFKVGVAEVNKNGGVLGKKLELIIEDNASDVNKGLSAAERLVNAGVPMVLNEYSSSLVKAQAQYLARQKVPNLVITSSGDDITKPGSEYIFRLNQPASAYAQVILDIFKANKFKNMAIIAGTGSFEKSVADAANRIAKEFGITVLEDQRYDKGLTDFRPVLNRIKAKNPDGILMVSYAEDSVALMRQAREVGVKPRLFAGGAAGFALPDFVKDSGAAAENVVTATAWVPQLRYAGTQKLNVDLKKALGGADPSYHAAQAYAGVLAAAAAINKAGSTDREKVKVALGTVNIQTAFGPIQFKDYDGFQNQNPLEMVAQQVQNGAFVPVYPKSVVPRALTFERK; from the coding sequence ATGTTCAAACTCACGAAAAAGACCGCGCTGTTTACCCTCGCCCTCACCCTGGCCGCCTCTGCCAGCGCGCAGGACACCATCAAGGTGGGCGCGATCACCTCGGTCACCGGGCGCTTCGCCGAGTTCGGCAAGATGCAGCTGGCGGGTTTCAAGGTGGGCGTGGCCGAGGTCAACAAGAACGGCGGTGTGCTGGGCAAGAAGCTGGAACTGATTATCGAGGACAACGCCAGCGACGTGAACAAGGGACTGTCCGCCGCCGAGCGTCTGGTCAACGCGGGCGTGCCGATGGTGCTGAACGAATACTCGTCGAGTCTGGTCAAGGCGCAGGCGCAGTACCTGGCCCGCCAGAAGGTGCCGAACCTGGTGATCACTTCCAGCGGCGACGACATCACCAAGCCCGGCAGCGAGTACATCTTTCGCCTGAATCAGCCGGCCAGCGCCTACGCCCAGGTGATTCTGGACATCTTCAAGGCCAACAAGTTCAAGAACATGGCGATCATCGCCGGCACTGGGTCCTTCGAGAAGAGCGTGGCTGACGCCGCCAACCGCATTGCCAAGGAATTCGGCATCACGGTGCTGGAAGATCAGCGCTACGACAAGGGCCTGACCGATTTTCGCCCGGTGCTGAACCGCATTAAAGCCAAGAACCCGGACGGCATCCTGATGGTCAGCTACGCCGAGGACAGTGTGGCCCTGATGCGTCAGGCCCGCGAGGTGGGCGTCAAGCCTCGCCTGTTCGCCGGAGGCGCGGCCGGCTTCGCCTTGCCCGATTTTGTCAAAGACAGCGGCGCGGCAGCTGAGAACGTCGTGACCGCCACGGCCTGGGTGCCGCAGCTGCGCTACGCCGGTACGCAGAAGCTCAACGTCGATCTCAAGAAGGCGCTGGGCGGGGCTGACCCCAGCTACCACGCGGCCCAGGCCTACGCCGGTGTGCTGGCCGCCGCCGCCGCCATCAACAAGGCGGGCAGCACGGACCGCGAGAAGGTCAAGGTTGCGCTGGGTACGGTCAATATCCAGACCGCCTTCGGGCCGATCCAATTCAAGGACTACGACGGCTTCCAGAACCAGAACCCGCTGGAGATGGTGGCCCAGCAGGTGCAGAACGGCGCCTTTGTGCCGGTCTACCCCAAGTCGGTGGTCCCGCGCGCCCTGACCTTCGAGCGCAAGTAA
- a CDS encoding ABC transporter substrate-binding protein, with product MRLAHPLTALALLSVSLASAQSTIRIGAVTSLSGRFATFGAMQQAGFRVAVDELNARGGVNGQKLELLLEDDASDTNKALNAVEKLVNQKVPVVIGAYSSGITKPLSQYMARVKVPLLVATAIDETITRPGNAYTFRVNNQSSVYTRSLLDQLKKIGGTKTGVLAAAIRRGGTEPEKVRVALESTPLNIAFGPVTFRDYAGYQNQNSVVGVITQVQNGKFVTIGPASAAMGKVNLKT from the coding sequence ATGCGCCTAGCCCACCCCCTGACTGCCCTCGCCCTCCTTTCCGTCTCCCTCGCTTCCGCCCAGAGCACCATCAGAATCGGGGCCGTGACCAGCCTGTCGGGGCGCTTCGCCACCTTCGGGGCCATGCAGCAGGCCGGATTCAGGGTCGCCGTTGACGAACTCAATGCCAGGGGCGGCGTGAACGGCCAGAAACTGGAACTGCTGCTGGAGGACGACGCCAGCGACACCAACAAGGCGCTGAACGCCGTCGAGAAACTGGTCAATCAGAAGGTGCCGGTGGTGATCGGTGCGTACAGCAGCGGCATCACCAAGCCGCTGTCGCAGTACATGGCGCGGGTCAAGGTTCCGCTGCTTGTGGCCACGGCCATTGACGAGACCATCACCCGGCCCGGCAACGCCTACACCTTCCGCGTCAACAACCAGAGCAGCGTCTACACCCGCAGCCTGCTCGACCAGCTGAAGAAGATAGGCGGGACGAAGACGGGGGTGCTGGCCGCCGCCATCCGGCGGGGCGGTACCGAGCCAGAGAAGGTGCGGGTGGCGCTGGAAAGCACCCCGCTCAACATCGCTTTCGGTCCGGTGACCTTCCGTGACTACGCGGGCTACCAGAACCAGAACAGCGTCGTGGGAGTAATCACGCAGGTGCAGAACGGCAAATTCGTCACCATCGGCCCGGCGAGCGCAGCAATGGGCAAGGTCAACCTCAAGACATAG
- a CDS encoding branched-chain amino acid ABC transporter permease, with product MDEVAVTAFFQTLVQGLLTGGLYALIGTGLSLIFGVMRVINFAHGDFLAIGMFITLALFKAFNLDPYLSLLVAAPLGFGLGYFIQRVVLSKLGDRLGEGSMLATLGLGLIISNTLLLGFGAQPQSINVPYAINTFKFAGVQVSISLLIAGLGTVLVISALNLVLYRTELGRAIRATAQNPLGAELQGVKTSNIQAIVFGMGVSFAAIAGVLLMPLLYTFPTVGENYVTKAFIVTVLGGLGNLPGAVVGGLVLGVIESLGAFYVSNNYRDAYGLIVFLLVLLLRPEGLFGKTVKRV from the coding sequence ATGGATGAAGTCGCCGTCACGGCGTTTTTTCAAACCCTGGTTCAAGGGCTGCTGACCGGGGGCCTCTACGCCCTGATCGGCACTGGCCTGAGCCTGATTTTCGGGGTGATGCGGGTTATCAACTTCGCTCACGGGGACTTTCTCGCCATCGGCATGTTCATCACGCTGGCGCTGTTTAAGGCGTTCAATCTGGACCCCTACCTCAGCCTGCTGGTGGCCGCGCCGCTGGGCTTTGGTCTGGGCTATTTCATCCAGCGCGTCGTGCTTTCAAAGCTGGGAGACCGGCTGGGTGAGGGCAGCATGCTCGCCACACTGGGGCTGGGACTGATCATCAGCAACACGCTGCTGCTGGGCTTCGGGGCGCAGCCGCAGAGCATCAACGTGCCGTACGCCATCAACACCTTCAAGTTTGCGGGCGTGCAGGTCAGCATCTCGCTGCTGATCGCCGGGTTAGGCACGGTGCTGGTGATCTCGGCCCTGAATCTGGTGCTGTACCGCACCGAACTGGGCCGCGCCATCCGCGCCACCGCGCAAAATCCGCTGGGCGCAGAGTTGCAGGGTGTTAAGACTTCCAACATCCAGGCTATCGTGTTCGGCATGGGCGTGTCGTTTGCCGCCATCGCGGGCGTGCTGCTGATGCCGCTGCTGTATACCTTTCCCACCGTGGGCGAGAACTACGTGACCAAGGCGTTTATCGTGACGGTGCTGGGCGGCCTGGGCAACCTGCCGGGGGCTGTGGTAGGTGGACTGGTGCTGGGCGTCATTGAGTCGCTGGGGGCCTTTTACGTCAGCAATAATTACCGCGATGCCTACGGCCTGATCGTGTTCCTGCTGGTGCTGCTGCTGCGGCCCGAGGGACTGTTCGGCAAGACGGTGAAACGGGTATGA